A single genomic interval of Cellvibrio sp. PSBB023 harbors:
- a CDS encoding AAA family ATPase, which produces MRIDRLNIHNFKGFPSREFTFHPEFNLIVGTNGTGKTTALDALAVAVGSWFLGVRGADSRHIRPSEVMLSDFTHEYDDSVGGRHTSVQWEQVFPCEVAAHGQVQGRNVRWTRSLNSLSGRTTYGDAVEIKRLATEADAAIRKGQDILLPLISYYGTGRLWQEPREAFQVSDPMKVASKEEQSRLSGYWNSVDPRLSVSQLTRWIARQSWITYQQQNREAPVFTVVKQAIINCVEDAQNLYFDAALGEVVVEFSSGPRPFSNLSDGQRCMLAMVGDIAQKAAKLNPQLGGKVLEDTPGVVLVDELDLHLHPRWQQKVVEDLRSTFPKIQFICTTHSPFLIQSLRSGEELIMLDGQPTADLANMSIEEIAQGIQHVDNPHTSLRYAEMYGVAKYYLDTVASAATAPSEQLAEFKNELAETLKPYADNPAFQAFLEMKRVAQLGE; this is translated from the coding sequence ATGCGTATTGACCGCCTGAATATTCACAATTTCAAAGGATTTCCCTCGAGAGAGTTTACTTTCCATCCGGAGTTCAATCTTATTGTTGGCACTAATGGCACCGGCAAAACTACCGCGCTTGATGCTCTGGCGGTTGCTGTAGGCAGCTGGTTTCTTGGTGTACGAGGTGCGGACTCCCGTCATATTCGCCCTAGTGAGGTTATGCTGAGTGATTTTACGCATGAGTATGATGATAGTGTGGGCGGGCGTCATACCAGTGTTCAGTGGGAGCAGGTATTTCCTTGTGAGGTTGCGGCACATGGGCAAGTACAGGGGCGCAATGTCAGATGGACGCGTTCGTTGAACTCTCTGAGTGGTCGTACAACCTATGGAGATGCAGTAGAGATTAAACGCCTAGCTACAGAAGCTGATGCGGCAATTCGAAAGGGGCAAGACATTTTGTTGCCTCTCATTTCTTATTACGGTACGGGGCGTTTGTGGCAGGAGCCGCGTGAGGCATTCCAGGTTTCTGATCCGATGAAGGTGGCGAGTAAGGAGGAGCAATCCCGATTAAGTGGATACTGGAATAGTGTTGATCCCCGGTTGTCAGTCAGTCAGTTAACACGCTGGATTGCTCGGCAATCCTGGATCACGTACCAGCAGCAAAACCGTGAAGCACCGGTGTTTACTGTTGTAAAGCAGGCCATTATCAATTGTGTGGAGGACGCACAAAACCTCTATTTTGATGCCGCTTTAGGTGAGGTTGTAGTCGAATTCAGCTCGGGCCCCCGGCCTTTTTCCAACCTCAGTGATGGACAGCGCTGCATGCTGGCAATGGTGGGTGATATTGCCCAAAAGGCGGCAAAGTTAAACCCTCAGTTAGGTGGTAAGGTGTTGGAGGATACCCCCGGTGTAGTGTTGGTTGATGAGCTCGACTTGCATTTGCATCCGCGTTGGCAACAAAAGGTGGTTGAAGATTTGCGGTCTACCTTTCCTAAAATACAGTTCATTTGCACCACCCACTCGCCGTTTCTCATCCAGTCACTCCGCAGTGGCGAGGAGTTGATTATGCTGGATGGGCAACCAACTGCCGATCTGGCAAATATGTCCATTGAAGAGATTGCTCAGGGCATTCAGCATGTCGACAACCCTCATACCAGTTTGCGTTACGCCGAGATGTATGGTGTTGCTAAATACTATTTGGATACGGTCGCGTCCGCAGCCACTGCTCCCTCTGAACAATTGGCTGAGTTTAAGAATGAGTTGGCAGAGACTTTAAAGCCATATGCTGATAACCCTGCATTTCAAGCTTTTTTGGAAATGAAACGAGTTGCGCAACTAGGAGAGTGA
- a CDS encoding SDR family oxidoreductase, whose amino-acid sequence MKTAVITGANRGIGLALTQHYLAQGWQVIGICRTTSPELDASGAQVISGVDVTNAAAIAALAQQLKGKSIDLLINNAGIFQHEQLGNIDYESVQQQFLVNAEAPLRVTEALLDNLASGAKIAFITSRMGSIADNSSGGYYGYRMSKAALNAAAMSLTRDLKPRGIAVAILHPGYVQTAMVNFGGDISANEAAQRLSQRIAGLTLENSGGFWHSNGDPLPW is encoded by the coding sequence ATGAAAACAGCAGTTATTACTGGCGCCAATCGAGGTATTGGCTTGGCCCTAACCCAACATTATCTCGCTCAGGGCTGGCAGGTGATTGGTATTTGCCGCACCACATCGCCCGAGTTGGATGCCTCGGGAGCGCAGGTTATTAGCGGTGTGGATGTGACCAATGCGGCGGCAATTGCGGCTCTGGCGCAACAACTCAAGGGTAAATCGATTGATTTGCTGATCAATAACGCCGGGATTTTCCAACATGAACAGTTGGGCAATATCGATTATGAATCGGTGCAGCAGCAATTTTTAGTCAACGCCGAAGCGCCGCTGCGAGTGACGGAAGCCCTGCTGGATAATTTAGCCTCCGGGGCAAAAATTGCATTTATTACCAGCCGTATGGGCTCCATCGCCGACAACAGCTCCGGTGGCTATTACGGTTACCGCATGTCCAAAGCGGCACTCAATGCGGCAGCTATGTCACTGACACGGGATTTAAAACCGCGTGGTATTGCTGTGGCTATTTTGCACCCGGGCTATGTGCAAACGGCGATGGTCAATTTTGGTGGCGATATTTCCGCCAATGAAGCGGCACAGCGCCTGAGCCAGCGCATCGCCGGGTTAACGCTGGAGAACTCCGGTGGTTTCTGGCATTCCAATGGCGATCCGCTGCCTTGGTAA
- a CDS encoding DUF2798 domain-containing protein: MQNSIATSSNRKLAPKYMPIVFAFYMSLIMAFLMSLIIVAANSGIADHYFQQVLHAYRIAMPSAFVCILIVRPLVMRLVKITVNN, translated from the coding sequence ATGCAAAACTCCATAGCCACCAGCAGTAACCGTAAGCTCGCGCCGAAATACATGCCTATCGTCTTCGCGTTTTATATGTCTCTGATCATGGCTTTTTTGATGTCGTTGATTATCGTGGCAGCCAACAGCGGCATTGCCGATCACTACTTCCAGCAGGTACTGCATGCTTATCGCATCGCTATGCCATCGGCGTTTGTGTGCATTTTGATCGTGCGCCCACTAGTGATGCGTTTGGTGAAGATCACGGTAAATAATTAA